From the Primulina tabacum isolate GXHZ01 chromosome 3, ASM2559414v2, whole genome shotgun sequence genome, one window contains:
- the LOC142538797 gene encoding LOW QUALITY PROTEIN: agmatine hydroxycinnamoyltransferase 1-like (The sequence of the model RefSeq protein was modified relative to this genomic sequence to represent the inferred CDS: deleted 1 base in 1 codon): MKVKILSSRLTKPLYEENPPPTTKCIPLSVFDLVTYDQHVAVIYVYRPQIVLNATIELGLRKALSVYREWAGRLAVDSEGNRVILLNDEGVRFVEATVDRALDQVTPFMPSTSLLCLHPSLESTVELVQVQVTRFSCGSMAVGFTAHHFVADGHATSNFLVAWGKACRGLEIDQLPFHDRKIFSPRNPPLFEFEHRGVEYLAQNFKQIYPLIDHSIEDVVSYKVRFTSDFLSALKAKASSMRGNAKPFSTFESIVAHLWRAITKARGMNASETTQVRISVDGRARLNPCVPKGYFGNLVLWAFAKAKVSNLFSEPLPYAANLLHEAVVSVDDNYFKSFIDFSNHKVKEEDLIPNADTNDLILWPNLEVHSWLRFPFYDLDFGCGGPHAFTPSFAPTEGMIILLPSFVGDGSIEVCVPLFRQNLESFKQICHSLD; this comes from the exons ATGAAAGTGAAAATATTGAGCTCGAGGCTCACCAAGCCTTTGTATGAGGAAAACCCTCCCCCAACGACAAAATGCATCCCCCTCTCAGTTTTTGATCTGGTCACCTACGACCAACACGTCGCCGTAATTTATGTTTATCGTCCACAGATCGTTTTGAATGCGACGATAGAGTTGGGCCTCCGGAAGGCATTGTCTGTCTATCGAGAATGGGCAGGGAGACTC GCTGTGGACAGTGAGGGAAACCGTGTCATTCTTCTCAATGATGAGGGTGTTAGGTTTGTCGAGGCAACGGTTGATCGTGCGCTCGATCAAGTCACGCCCTTCATGCCTTCGACTTCTCTACTATGTCTTCACCCGAGTTTAGAATCCACGGTTGAATTGGTTCAAGTTCAAGTGACGAGGTTCTCATGCGGTTCGATGGCGGTAGGGTTCACTGCGCACCATTTCGTGGCTGATGGACACGCTACAAGCAACTTTTTGGTTGCATGGGGGAAGGCATGTCGGGGACTCGAGATCGACCAGTTGCCTTTTCATGATCGAAAGATATTCTCTCCTCGAAACCCTCCTCTATTCGAGTTCGAGCATAGAGGAGTTGAATACCTAGCCCAAAACTTCAAACAAATCTATCCCCTAATCGATCATAGCATCGAGGACGTCGTGTCATACAAGGTTCGTTTCACTTCGGACTTCCTATCCGCCCTCAAGGCGAAGGCGTCTTCCATGAGAGGGAATGCCAAGCCCTTTAGCACATTTGAGAGCATTGTGGCACATCTATGGAGGGCCATAACCAAAGCTCGTGGCATGAATGCGTCCGAGACAACTCAAGTCAGGATATCCGTCGATGGTCGTGCACGACTAAACCCTTGCGTTCCGAAAGGTTATTTCGGTAATTTGGTCCTTTGGGCATTCGCCAAAGCGAAAGTCTCCAACCTGTTTAGCGAGCCCCTCCCCTACGCAGCCAACCTTTTACACGAGGCGGTGGTTAGTGTGGACGACAACTATTTCAAATCGTTCATCGATTTTTCTAACCATAAGGTAAAGGAGGAAGATCTGATTCCTAATGCAGACACAAATGACTTGATATTGTGGCCAAATTTGGAGGTTCATAGTTGGTTGAGGTTTCCCTTTTATGACCTAGATTTCGGGTGCGGCGGCCCGCACGCTTTCACCCCCTCGTTCGCTCCCACGGAGGGTATGATCATTCTTCTCCCATCTTTCGTCGGAGATGGAAGCATAGAAGTTTGTGTCCCTCTATTTAGACAAAACTTGGAGAGTTTCAAACAAATCTGCCATTCTTTAGACTGA